Within the Nyctibius grandis isolate bNycGra1 chromosome 4, bNycGra1.pri, whole genome shotgun sequence genome, the region ATTCTTTTTCAACTCGCTGATCTAAGTGTCTACCTCAGGGTGTTTCTTAGAAAGCATCTAAAAACTAACTTTACAGGTATAAAGTGACCTGTaaagtacaaaataatttaggtccttttttcttaaaaaaaaaatactctttttatcttttcaaatcACTTTGAAACTGCACCTGGCATGAGTTAAGCTAAGGGACAACTGCGAGATGTCTGCTCAAAGCAAATCAGCCTCTCTTCAAAATCTACTCCTGTGGCTCGCTAGCATCGAGATCTGAGAGTCTTCAAGACATCAGTTTTCCTggagacaaagaaaatattaggtGGACTAGATAAAGATAGTGGATTGTACGTGACTGTGCTGCTTGTTGAGTCAACAATTGCTTCCCCATCAATAGCTTTTGCTCAAAACACTTTAAGACACCGAGTACAATCAAAGTCTGTGCACCCACAGACCATTAAGTCCCCATACAGCCCAAGTTAAATGATGCACCCTAGAATTCAAAGAGCAACAAACAGAATGAAGTATGAAGCTTGACCTTCCACAAAAGAGGGACTTCCATTCACATTTCTACCTCCTCAAATGACAGCAGAACTGATCGCAACAGGTTAAAGCAAACACCATGCAATAAGGCTATTTCTGTGGCCAAAGGTTGGTGAACTGCAGCAGATCCTACCTACCCCAGCATGTTCTATCCAGCAACAAATCCCCTTGAGAGGAACCATGAGTGAAGTATTTACATTTGTTAGAATAATGAAACATGGATAAACACAAGTATgctaaatatacatttatttcagttgttCCTGCATGGCTCAATTAATTTAGAAGGGAAAAAGTATAACAACAGTCTTGGTTTAGGTATCACATAAGGAGCCCAGATACCTAACTTACGTGCCTGTACAGCCAGTAAGGCTTTCAAAGAACCCAGGCTGGGGTTCAAGTTAGCCTGTCTCTCTAAACCTGTCTCCTTAAACAGTCTAAGTTACGCAATGTCAGTACTACCCTTCCTCTTACAGAGGGAGTAATAAACATCTTCAAAAGAAGtgccattaaaataaacaaaaagcacaaagaaactACATTCTGTTCTACTGGTAAGATGTTACACATCAAAAAATCAAGACAACAAAAACGTGAACTGGTTACATGTAGGTAAAAAGATAAGCTGTAATTCAGTTTATTTAGAGTACTTCTCCAGTGTCAAACCGAAACTGGGAAACTGTTTTATATGGCTTTTAGCAATGCTCTTTAAATAAGCCACAAAGGGCATATAAAATTCTTGTGTTTAGGAAAAAACACACATTCTTAGGATCTTTCATAAAACTAACAACTGTGTACAACAGTGGATAGAACCACAGTAACAAAATGCAAGTCAACACTACTGAGGTTCTTTACAGTTCTAACTCCATAAATACTAAGCTTTGTGAAGTATAATTGCCCTTAAAGTACTTACGTTGAAGTCCTATATTTACGTACATCTATCTCTCTCCATTAGAGAACCCTTCGTTAGAATCATAGTGTGCTtgtgaaattttgtttggctttgaGTTCTGAACCAAGTCCATTAAGAGAACCATTTTATTATCTATATGTGTCTGAAGAGCCTGGATCTGGCGATCAATATAGTCCATTAGCTTTTTCTCCATCAGATCCATATTTTTTGAGATGATCTTTTCCAAATAGGAGCAAATAGGCTGTTGTTCTACTCtgtgaaaagagcaaaaataagaataaatataaCATACTTCTTAATGACAAGGGGCATGATAGAGATCTGTGCACCTGAacttcttttaaatgtaaaaatctcatttcttaGACAATAAACTGCGGAAGGTATTAGGTTTTTAGCCCAAGTAAAATACCTTGCCTACCTGCCACATTTTagaactcagatttttttttttttataaacgTGCTAGGGTATATAGTCATCTTTTTTCAACcttattttttcaaaggctCAGTTGCACATTAAGACAGCTTAGTTACGTACAACAAAATCCACACAACTCAACAGCATACACAGAGCTCAAATTCTGTCAGTATGGCAGACTTTATTCTTCTCAGCTAAAGTGTTTCAACAGTTATACAAACTATgcaattctttatttttgcatctgcattctttaaaaatactgcactTTCCCAGAAGCTGGAGATACTCAGGCTCTATTAGAACCCCGATTCCTACGCAACACTCCTACATCTCATTTCCACTATTGTTCCTTAGGTATCAAACTGGGTCCACTACTACTATGAAGTTTGCGCTGTAAATGCCAACAAATGAGGAGGGACAGGAGAGATCAGTGGGATGAAATACACTAAGTACAGCAGAAAGATCGTGGCACACagtgtgaaaaaaggaagagagaagaatttAGGAGGTAGAAGtagtcaaaatgaaaatgtgataaCAGATGAGAAAGACAAACTAAATgtatacaaatttttttttcatttcaccgttttttaaatcacaaaaggTGAAATGGAGGCAAAAGACAAACAGCTTAGTAACAACAAACAATGttgtaatttcttctgaaaaaaccTCCTATATTCAAGCAGCtcatctgaaaaattaattgtaGCCACATTCATCACCACACAGCCTTCAAAACCACATATTCTAAGATTCACTATAGCTGTTGAGAACAAAATGCTTACATtatggattttatttattaaacttgACAATACAGTCAAACTACGAGTTTAATAAGTGTACCAAACTTAACTTACCCGTCACACTGAATGCTTTCCTCTGTAGTCACTGCATTTTTACCAAAATGTCTATCGCCATCTTTTAGCCGAAGACGATTTACTTGACTACAtaagttttgaagaaaaggaagaagcatcTGTGCATTAGCTACACTTGGGGTTTTGCTCGCTTGTTCCTGCACATGCAAAGATCCCATGACTTTAAAATCATTTCCGAGGTCAACTGTATTTTGTGGGGTAGTAAGTCTGTCAGGATCAAACGTATTCCCTCTTTCAGGTACCTGTGTGTTCAGATCACGACTTATTTTTAAGTCTTCATATACCGTTTCGCTTGTTAAATGGTTTTTAACAGGCAAAGATTCACTGGCTGATCGATCTAGTGATGTCTGAATAGCTGCACTGTACAAACTGTCTATTGCATGGTCACCTCCAAAGTCTGATGTTTTCCCAAAGATCCAATTAAGTTTGTCTCCAAGTGGTAAACTGTTCTGATGGGAAGAAAACAATATGATCAATATTTAAGTATTAAAGTATACTGGAAATTATACAACAATAACAATAGATACTTTATAATGCAGCATTCTACTAGTGTAATGTAAAGATTCTAAAAATAGTTCTGAATTATATTCTTAGggaaaagcacaggaaaagatTTTCCCTGTACATACAATGTGTTCATCACCTTGTCAGTCTCTAAGtaacaaaacagttttactGACTTCATTTTTACCATGTTATGTCCCAAGACTGAACATATTGACATCAGACAGATTCAGGATTCTTCTGAAATAGCCTACTTTGCAGGATTAGGATCTAAACCAAATGTACGCTCTCTAAGGGCACGTTCCCTTTAGTTGAAGGTGACATGCTTTTAATAACCATAAAGGAGACAAACCAGCTCACCCACCTACACCCCAAACATTATAGAGAACGTGCCCACCATCCTTGACAAGCAGTGAcaatggaaacaaaagcagagtaGGGTGGCAGTGAAGTTTAAAATTCTGATGATACAGAGTTCTTAACCCTGGACTTGTTGTATGCACAGTAATTCCTTGAGCACACTATCTGTATTCATGGCACTCCTTATTTAAGGGTGACAATAGCTAAACCAGAATTAAAATGGCAGAAAGGTTgggtttaaaagaaacaagtctttttccccaaatcagTTTAGAACATGCTCAACTGTTATGGAAGGTAAGCTCACAGAGCAGTACTATTTATGTTTATAGAAAAGCACAATGACTTACTTTCTGCTGACATCGCACCATGTCCATGAGCTGCTGAGCACCTGGAGACAATTTTGATCCCATAGATTCCATTATAGTTTGCACTCTGTCTAGATCTATGCTTGAGCCTAGTGAAGGAAAATCAGTTGCTACTTTTGCAGACACTGTTTTCACTTGTACAATTATTTTACTGATGAGTactctttgtttctcaccaaaGGAGAGCAGCTattgcaagaaggaaaaaaaaaacattttggttaggaaagaaatagctttgtgttttctttgtatgtATGGGACAATGTACAATGCTGAACTCTTTTCCAGGGAAATTAAGCTGATTTCTCCTTGCTATTACTCTTTGGAAAATGCTGACTGGAACAGAGATGTCTGCATGACCCAAAGATAAATCAGGCCTTGATCTAAGCACTTAAGAGAAGTAGCCATAAAGACTTTCATAAGGTTATTCCACTGCTTCACAATTAACAGGTCTAATCAGACACCAACTGTTGATTATCCGCAGTTATCTGGTTTATGatggttttttcccctctaaaagGACATTATCTTTCTCATATAAATATTAAGccttcataaaaagaaaactgtgataCAAACTTAAAAGAACTCTGCTACCAAGACAAAGTACCATCTAACAGATTTTTAAGTGATTATATGAAGTGAAGAAGTGTACAAAACCAATAATTTGTGACTAAGAGCAACACGATTTTGTTTATTAAGtgattaaaaagacaaataaaaataaaacaattctgTTCAACTCCTTACCTTAATTCTACAGGAGGCTGCAGGGCACTCAAACTTAACGTACTTTTTGTATAAAGTAACCTTTTCAGTttcactagaaaaataaaataaacaggctGTGACATCAACATTTaaagtacttttttctttactagaAATACACTATAACAGTAAATATTTAGATAGAAAACAATACTGACTGGAACATACTTCTAATGTGATATAGCAGTTTTAATGCTTATATTCAGCTTGTATAGAATCTCAGCGGATACGCATGTAACAAAAGGATTTGTATGCACACGTACATTATCTACTAGAGAAGCTTTTGAGGTTCAGTACGTTATTCACACACCTTCCCTGAGGCTCTGAGTCAGCTGTTTCTGTTTAGCTAATTAAGCAGCACATGTGCCATGTAatgacttaaaaacaaaagagaagacaTTGCTTTAATTCCCCTGGCAAAGCATGGAAGGAAgtattaaaagggaaaataaatccttcttttttttttattttctctcttgttcttAAAGAGTGAGATGACTacatataaaagaaacaaagagatttTTCAGTAAAGATCAGCTAAAGGAGACCTGATGAAGAGATGAGCAGATCTGCTGTCCAGAAAGAGTAAATgacacagaaaagctgcaccTGTCCTAACTCCTCTGTAGTCTTACACAACAGAATTTCAGAATAGCCCTTTATAACTTACTTAATTAAACGCTtcactaattaaaaaatatcaaaaaggtATCTAGCAGAACTGCAGCCTTATATCTTTATCAAAGAGGCAGCATTTGTGCCAGCCACTAGTAACTGTGAGGCGCACACCAGGGTTACCCCAGGCGACTGCAGGGCCTGTGCCCATTCACCAGTTCTGCACAGACCTTCAGCACAGCCCGAACCGGGCGGCTTTCGCGGTGCAGACATCAGGGCTTTACCTGGAGAGGCACCTTACAGATACACAGAGAACGACGTTGCCAGACGGTGTTAGGGACCCAGGAGCAAACCCCCCCTCCCCGACACCCGCCGCGGGGCGACGGCCGCCTCCCGCCCCACGCACCCCCCGCTGCCCGCTGCCAGAGGCCGCCACTCACCCCGGGGGCCGGGCGGCGCCCAGGCTCTCACCGCGGCCGGTCCCGCAGTACTCCTCGCCCACGTACACCTCCATGTTCCGGGCCTCGCTCAAGATGCCGACGGAGACCATCTCCCCGGCGCCGGGGGGGCGGCACTCCAGGTGCAGCACGCAGGACGTCTCGCCTCCGCTGCCCGTCCGCCTCTCCACCACAACCGCCTCGGTGCTGCGGGGGGAAGCGCCACGGCTGCGTTGCCCCGCCAggcccgctcccgccccgccgcccgcccagGCCCAGCCCGGCCGCCCCTCACACCGCCCACTTGGCCGCACCCGCCGGAGCAGAGCCAGCGGGGCGGTTCCCAGGGGCCTCACCTGGcctcgccgccgcccgcgccccgccgcagGCAGACCGCCCGGGCCAGGCCGTCCGGCGGCGCGCAGGGCCAGGAGCACCCCGCCGCCACACAGCACGGCTCCCGCGGGCCGCCGGACGAGTCGGCTGCCGCCTCCTCCGCCGCACAGCCGCTCGCCATCGCAACGCCGCGGGCGGAACCGAGCGGCGGCGGCCCAGGCGGCACCGCCAACCGTCCCCGGCGGCTGTCGGGCTGACAGCGCCTGCGCAAGGCGGCGGGGGCGAGCGCTTGCGCATGCGCCGTTGGGGCAGCGTCCTGCGGTGCGGCGGGACCCGGTCCCGGGCTACCGGCAgcgccccggggctgcggcgggcgcGGGTCGGTGCGCCCCGGGGCCGCAGACGGGTGTCCCCCCGCCCGGAGCCTGCCTTCCAGGGGCAGCGGGCTCTGCCCTACCTCGGCCCTCAGGGGTGGCGGCGGGTGCGGGCTGAGGAGACCCCCTCGCCCGCCCACGTCCCGCTGCCGCCCTCCCACGGGGAGCGAGGGCTGGCACGGAGGGGAGCGGCGACCCGTGGGCGGTCTCGTTGAAATGACACCCGCATGTGGGCGAATGCCAGTAGTATTCCTTTTTCTAGTAAAAGAAAGCTCTCTCGGAGAGACGGAAAAGCCTTTTAAGCGTGTTAATGCTACGGAACTTGATGAAACAGCAGAGTTGGGATCAACgcaatccccccccccccctcagctGCGTGCTAACAGCGTACCACGAAGGACAGAGACTATAAATAAAAGATTTGgttcatttaattttcagtaggATCCCAGCTACTGGAGTCGGGGCAAGCTGCTCCTGATGCTGTGGTACAGACATGAACCCAGGGAACGCGGGTGTCAAGTTCTCCCCTTTGGTGCTCGGCTGAGAACGCTAATTAGGTCTGTGCAAATATGAAGAGGGACTTGGACAGGCTTTGTACAAGCTGATATTACAAATGTAGTTGGCGCGTGtgctttttttcactgaagccATTGTTTTATGTGATTTACTAGCAATGGAAGAATGGATTTGCTCTGTTTTAATGtatgaattaattaaaattaattaatgtaAATGTTTTAGCATAAAAACTGTGTTGTATCAGTCTCCTTTTTGAGTTTCGAAATGTGCTTGATACTTCTGAAATGCGTTGCAAATTCATCCAGttttagaaacatttattttctgcttttggtgACGATGTGGTTGCATGATGCCTCGGAAGATTATTCTGATCCTGGAAGAGCAATGAGCTGCACAAAGTTACAGACTTTTGGTGAGCAGAATTATCTTTAATGTAGAAGGGACTGGGTAAAATCCCTGTATTATGTATGTTTATGGGATTTCCATGCGTTCATATGCActgcattttttatatttttatagtaaAGACCAAAAAATGGAAAGTAAAGAACAAGCTGAAATTTCGAAGAGTAGATTGTTTTATACTAGAGTTTTTTACTGAGCTGACAATAGCCAGTATAAACATCCTAAACATTGTATCCACTGGTAGCTATATTTCATGTTTCTAATCTCATATGATCTCTCTGTGGTATCAAAGTCCTTTAGAATAAACCAGTTTGATCCTGGCATGGGTTGGTGCTCCTTCTGCAATCAGCATTTAagaatgtgctgctttttatttgcgTTAAGCTGTCTAACCAGTTTTTTTTACAAGCCTAATGGATTAAATTTTACTTCCCGTTTCCTTAGCAGAGATGAAGTATCGGagtgcttttctgttgtttatcTTCAGAGCAGACGGTTCTTGTTCTTCTAGTTCTCCTGTGCAGAGCAGCTAAGAGCTAGGTACACAGTGTCTACTCAGATATTGTAGTAGCTTCTCAGGGAAATCTCGTCATGTTAAAATACAGCCTATTTTTGTTCACTTTTGGACTAACTTTAACTGGGAAACCTTTTTGGATACAAGGTAAGCTTTCAGATTTTGTTACATATTCAGAAAGTTTCTCCAAGTCTTCTTGTACTCTTCGGTCCTGATGGTAATGATGCCACCTTTCAAATCGAGTCACTGCTCTCCCCAGGTGTTAGGCTATTAGCTGACCTGCTAATTGAGAAAATcttgttcaagaaaaaaagtgtcCAGAAAAGATTACAGGTTGAAGCTTTTTATAGTTGagctttttgtggttttttttctccaggatgTAGTAGGTAGGTAAATACATCGTCTTCCATACAGGACACTGGTTGTGACAACTGCAGTTACTGTCACTCTCATCGAGAGTAAAGACTGGAGAAAAAGATTTCGATCTTCAGTGATGTGAGGGAAATTCCTACAGTTTTGATTTAGTTCCTCATTAACTCATTTCCATTTATGATTTTAACAttcagactggagaagagaaggctctggggagacctcacagcagccttccagtacctgaaggggatacaggaaagcaggagaggagctttttacaagggcaagtggtgacaggacgagggggaatggttttaaactgaaagagggtagatttaaattagatattaggaagaaattcttgactgtgagggtggtgagacactggaacaggttgcccagagaagttgtggctgccccctccctggcagtgtttaaggccaggttggatgaggctttgagcaacctggtctagaggaaaggtgtccctgcctgtggcaggggggttggaactagatgatctttaaggtcccttccaacccaaaccattctatgattctatgatttggcTTCATATTTCAGATTTAGATGTAACACCTGGAATATTTCTTAGAAAGTGATATTTTTATGATATGCATGAAAGATGGTTTCGTGCTTTCAGGTgtcaaaatttaaatttcacagaatcacagaatcacatgaTAGAAGGTTAAAATATCCCGAGTGGcaaggaaagggtgagaaggGGTGACTGTTCCTGCCATCTCCAACAGAAGAGCGATTGGGGCAGCAAATAGAGACTGAAGGCGGAGACGCGAAACAGGTGGCACAGGTCACCCAAGGGCTCCCTGCAGGACTCCCCACTGCAGGAGGCCCCGGGTGCTCGGGGGTTTGCACGTGGCCGATAAACAAGTGGACAAagtcaaggaagaaaaatccatggaaGTCTGTTAGATACAAAAGCTCCGatgtccctgtgctgccagtgGCCAGATGCTGGAGGACCTGAACTGGTCCTGAAACTGGTTTTTGAACGGGCTCGGCTCGCCCAGTATGAAGAGCAGGACGGGCAACGCTCGATTTCAGGCAGCGGCATAAATCACCCCGTGCCCGGTGTCGGGCTCTGCCAGACGTTCCCTTGGGGAAGcggaggcagctgcaggggatgTTTCTTCAAGCCCCAGTTTGCAGCTCGGGGCCTGAGTACGAATCCACAGCCACGGTCAGGTTCAAAAAAGGGATCTGGGACACCCGAGGGACATGCAGGGCCCTCCGGCAGCGGGGGAGAAGAGCCAGCGGGACGCTGCGATGTCTCAGCCCAgcgctgccagctctgctggagctggtttgcCCAAGCAGGGGCATAAAGCGGCGTGGGGATGTTCGGAAGGATGCGCGGCTCCCTCTGAGGAGGGGCCCGAGCGAGATGGGGTGTGCGCGGAGGGtcgggaggtggtggggctcgAGGGGAGGAGCCACACGAGACAAAAAGCACTTGGAAGAGTCCTCAGCAGCCAAACTCCCCAGCCCAGacatgctgcaaagcacctccCTGGGTGCCGCGGCCGGAAAAGAGCCTGTGAGGAAAAGCCGGGGAGCATGAacgcatttctcctccttcccctggggggGAGGTCCCGCTCCacggcagggtgctgcaccccacgtGGAGGAGGACACTCGTGGGGGcttgtcacagcatccttggttgggaatgggggactgggggtgagCAAGAGGGGGCTCGGTGGGATCCAGCCTCTCCAAGCGGTTGCTGCGGTgagggggggtgggagggggcgcTCAGGTTCTTTGCccaccatcctgttgtaaaggggctgctgggaaggtggcgAGCGGTTTTGGgtcaaaaaccaaaaccactcGCCCGGGTCCCAGGTGCCACGCTGAGACGCGTCAGAGGGCGACCTGCTCTGCGCttgcgagcggcggcggggcggggcggggcggggggctggccCCTTCCCAAAGTCCCGAGCAAAGCCCATCGCCTGCCGAAACAGGGACCCTGGCCgggcctcagcccctgctccgcgGAGGGCAAGGTgctttgcagcctgcagctctgcatccttccatccctgcagccccgcACCTCTGCGTCCCTGACCCGGCGAGGgggaggtggtttgcagcctgcatccctgcatccctgctctGTGGAAggcaaggtggtttgcagcctgcatccctgcattcTTGCTTCTCTGCATGCTTGTTTCCCTCcatccttgtttccctgcatccctgcaatccctgctctgcagagggagagatggtttgcagcctgcatccctgcatccctgcgtCCCTGCCCCATGGAGGGTGAGGTGATTTGCAGCCTGCATCCTtgcatccctgccccacagagggTGAGATGGTTTGAGATcggatcatcctgagtgccattacaccgcccatgcaggacaatcggggcatcgggccagccaacatggattcatgaaaggcaggtcctgcttgaccaacctgatctccttccatgccaaagtgacctgcttagcagatgagggcagggctgtggatggagtctatctagacttcagtaaggcattcaacactgtctcccacagcatcctcctagacaaactggctgcccggggcttggatgggtggactcttcgatgggttaaaaactggctggatggccgagcccagagagtggtggtgaatggtcCAACAGGCGTCCGGTCACTAGCGGGCTTCCCcatcagtaaatttgcagatgacaccaagctgggtgggagtgtcgacctgctggagagtaggaaggcccaacagagggatctggacaggttagatagatgggctgagagcaacagcatgaggttcaacaggaacaagagccgggtcttacacttgggccacaacaaccccacgcagcgctacaggctgggggaagagtggctagaaagcggcctggcggaaagagacctgggggtgctgatcgacagccggttaaacatgagccaacagtgtgcccaggtggccaaggcggccaacgGTACCCTGGCCTCCATtgggaatagtgtagccagccggtctagggaagtgatcatccctctgtactcggcactggtgaggccacaccttgaatcctgtgtccagttctgggctccgcacttcaagaaagatgttgaggtgttggagcgagtccagaggagggcgaccaagctggtgaaggctctggagggtctgacctatgagaaATGGCTGAGAGGgggctggggttgtttagcctggagaagaggaggctcagaggtgaccttagtgcagtctacaactacctgaagggaggttgtagcggagtgggagtcagcctcttctcccaggcaactagcgctaggacaagaggacacagcctcagacttcgccaggggaggttcaggttaggcattaggaagcatttcttctcagcgagggtcattagccattggaaggggctgcccagggaggtggtggagtcaccacctctggatgtgtttaagaaaagactggacatggcacttagtgccatggtgtagttgacatagcgagtggtgtcagggcaatggttggactcaatgatcccagaggtctcttccaacatgattGATTGGAACAGTCACCccttctcaccctttccttgCCACTGGAACAAACAAAATGCCGCATTAGACAATGGCTTGGGAGGCAGCGTGGTGAGACAAGACTATGCATGCAGCAGGTGGCAGAATTATATCCAGAGGACAACTGTAAGTATTCCTCATTCAGGGCAATGGGGAAAGGAGTAGGAGTAAAAGGATTTAAATGGAAGGAGAAGGCTGAAGGGGGAGTTGATTTAATCAAGGAAAGGACAGAAGTGCAGACATGAGCAAGAGGGAGAATATGAGCAAGTGCAGGACCTAACAGCACCTAGAAGGCCAGACCACAGCAAATAGCTCTGTAACCAGTAAAAACACTCCCCAGTGTATTTAGGGACCGAATT harbors:
- the C4H10orf88 gene encoding ATPase PAAT, whose amino-acid sequence is MASGCAAEEAAADSSGGPREPCCVAAGCSWPCAPPDGLARAVCLRRGAGGGEASTEAVVVERRTGSGGETSCVLHLECRPPGAGEMVSVGILSEARNMEVYVGEEYCGTGRGESLGAARPPGETEKVTLYKKYVKFECPAASCRIKLLSFGEKQRVLISKIIVQVKTVSAKVATDFPSLGSSIDLDRVQTIMESMGSKLSPGAQQLMDMVRCQQKNSLPLGDKLNWIFGKTSDFGGDHAIDSLYSAAIQTSLDRSASESLPVKNHLTSETVYEDLKISRDLNTQVPERGNTFDPDRLTTPQNTVDLGNDFKVMGSLHVQEQASKTPSVANAQMLLPFLQNLCSQVNRLRLKDGDRHFGKNAVTTEESIQCDGVEQQPICSYLEKIISKNMDLMEKKLMDYIDRQIQALQTHIDNKMVLLMDLVQNSKPNKISQAHYDSNEGFSNGER